The Saccharomonospora cyanea NA-134 genome includes a region encoding these proteins:
- a CDS encoding helix-turn-helix domain-containing protein, translating to MATADLLLHPVRLRILQTLLGSGELTTAQLRDRLPDVSAATMYRHVAALTEAEILEVVQERPVRGTVERSYRVRQDKALVDDDARNTMTKDDHRRAFTVFGGALLADFDRYLSRDDTEPARENLLYRQGAVWITDEEFTELVEEIEAAVERRAHTSPGDGRTRHIISLVLLPDKPA from the coding sequence ATGGCAACCGCAGATCTTCTTCTCCACCCCGTCCGTCTGCGCATCCTGCAGACCCTGCTGGGCTCCGGTGAGCTGACCACCGCCCAGCTCCGCGACCGGCTGCCCGATGTCTCCGCGGCGACGATGTACCGGCACGTCGCGGCGCTCACCGAAGCGGAGATCCTGGAGGTGGTACAGGAAAGACCCGTGCGCGGCACTGTCGAACGCAGCTACCGGGTCCGCCAGGACAAGGCCCTCGTCGACGACGACGCCCGCAACACCATGACCAAGGACGACCACCGGCGGGCGTTCACCGTCTTCGGCGGGGCCCTGCTGGCCGACTTCGACCGCTACCTCTCCCGTGACGACACCGAACCCGCCCGCGAGAACCTGCTCTACCGACAGGGCGCGGTCTGGATCACCGACGAGGAGTTCACCGAACTCGTCGAGGAGATCGAGGCCGCCGTCGAGCGCCGCGCCCATACCAGCCCTGGCGACGGCCGCACCCGCCACATCATCAGCCTGGTGCTGCTACCGGACAAACCCGCGTGA
- a CDS encoding alpha/beta hydrolase family protein — MPDLDMTVLADDGTPLAGTLTLPAGRGPHPAVLLLHGSGPLDRDGNTPRLPTNLGPSLASALAAEGIGTLRYDRRGVGATPGDWQATGFTGNCQDAAAAVRALAAHPAVRADAVGAVGHSEGALHAMSLAAHQEVRAVVLLAGYARLGEEALRWQARSIVRSLPAPVRLLRRPLAAVGNRVIDRVKKTDTDVTRIAGFPVNARWLREMLVHDTRDDLASAKARVLAVTGDKDIQVDPADLAEIARLVPGGAETHRVPGLTHVLRHDPAHHTLRSYRRLLREPVDSGLLTLVGTWLARELHAVTGD, encoded by the coding sequence TTGCCCGACCTCGACATGACGGTCCTCGCGGACGACGGGACTCCCCTGGCCGGCACGCTGACGCTGCCCGCCGGACGTGGCCCGCACCCCGCTGTCCTGCTGTTGCACGGTTCAGGTCCGCTGGACCGTGACGGCAACACGCCGAGACTCCCGACGAACCTCGGTCCGTCACTGGCCTCGGCACTCGCGGCCGAGGGGATCGGCACCCTGCGCTACGACCGGCGCGGGGTCGGCGCCACTCCTGGCGACTGGCAGGCCACGGGCTTCACCGGCAACTGCCAGGACGCCGCGGCCGCGGTGCGGGCTCTGGCCGCGCATCCCGCCGTCCGCGCCGATGCCGTCGGAGCCGTCGGACACAGCGAAGGCGCCCTGCACGCCATGTCCCTCGCCGCCCACCAGGAGGTGCGGGCCGTGGTGCTGCTGGCCGGCTACGCCCGCCTGGGTGAGGAAGCCCTGCGCTGGCAGGCCCGCTCGATCGTCCGGAGCCTGCCAGCACCCGTGCGTCTGCTGCGGCGCCCGCTCGCGGCCGTGGGCAACCGCGTCATCGACCGCGTCAAGAAGACCGACACGGACGTGACGCGCATCGCGGGGTTTCCGGTCAACGCCCGGTGGCTGCGCGAAATGCTCGTCCACGACACCCGCGACGACCTCGCCTCCGCGAAGGCCCGCGTCCTGGCCGTCACCGGCGACAAGGACATCCAGGTCGACCCCGCCGACCTGGCCGAGATCGCCCGGCTGGTGCCGGGCGGAGCCGAGACCCACCGCGTCCCCGGCCTCACGCACGTCCTGCGCCACGACCCCGCGCACCACACCCTGCGCTCCTACCGCCGCCTGCTGCGCGAGCCGGTCGACTCCGGCCTGCTCACCCTCGTCGGCACCTGGCTGGCCCGCGAACTGCACGCCGTCACCGGCGACTGA
- a CDS encoding LacI family DNA-binding transcriptional regulator: MSPSIKDVAERAGVSVGTVSNVLNHPERVSDTTRAAVQAAISELGFVRNSSAAQLRAGTSQSIGLIVLDMTNPFFQYVARGVEEVADELGYAVVLCNSDEQAARENRYLQVLEEQRVRGVLITPVEVSSKRLDALRRRGTPTVLVDRHDPRVNCCSVAVDDVAGGAFAGAHLTSLGHERITYYSGPLSLRQCADRLAGLRQAVQEAGLDPDQAVDVVEEKALNARTGYAAAKARLASGDDDTTAVFCANDLMALGVLRAALSSGRKVPDDLAIVGYDDIEFAADATVPLTSVRQPTQQIGRAAAQLLVEECDHPDTHAHQQVMFKPELVTRESTTR; encoded by the coding sequence ATGTCGCCGAGCATCAAGGACGTCGCCGAGCGCGCGGGTGTTTCCGTGGGCACCGTCTCCAATGTGCTCAACCACCCCGAGCGGGTCTCGGACACCACGCGCGCGGCGGTCCAGGCCGCCATCTCCGAGCTGGGCTTCGTCCGTAACTCCTCGGCCGCCCAACTACGGGCGGGCACGAGCCAGTCGATCGGGCTGATCGTGCTCGACATGACGAACCCGTTCTTCCAGTACGTCGCACGCGGTGTCGAGGAGGTGGCCGACGAGCTCGGCTACGCCGTCGTACTGTGCAATTCGGACGAGCAGGCTGCCAGGGAGAACCGCTACCTGCAGGTACTGGAGGAGCAGCGGGTCCGGGGTGTGCTCATCACCCCGGTGGAGGTCAGTTCCAAGCGGCTCGACGCGCTGCGTCGCCGCGGCACCCCGACCGTTCTCGTCGACCGCCACGACCCGAGGGTCAACTGCTGTTCGGTGGCGGTGGACGACGTGGCGGGCGGTGCCTTCGCGGGAGCACACCTGACCTCGCTCGGGCACGAACGCATCACCTACTACTCCGGCCCCTTGTCGCTGCGGCAGTGCGCCGACCGGCTCGCGGGACTGCGGCAGGCGGTGCAGGAGGCGGGACTGGACCCGGACCAGGCCGTGGACGTGGTCGAGGAGAAGGCGCTCAACGCGAGGACGGGCTACGCCGCGGCGAAAGCGCGGCTGGCGAGCGGCGACGACGACACCACCGCCGTGTTCTGCGCCAACGACCTCATGGCGCTCGGGGTGCTGCGCGCCGCGCTGAGCTCGGGCCGCAAGGTGCCGGACGACCTCGCCATCGTGGGCTACGACGACATCGAGTTCGCCGCCGACGCCACCGTGCCGCTGACCTCCGTCAGGCAACCGACACAGCAGATCGGTCGCGCGGCGGCGCAGCTCCTCGTCGAGGAGTGCGACCACCCGGACACGCACGCCCACCAGCAGGTGATGTTCAAACCGGAACTGGTGACCAGGGAGTCCACGACCCGCTGA
- a CDS encoding YceI family protein, producing MASGQADSSSVATPRPGHYEIDIANSTVAFTTRHLFGLLSVPGTFAISGGTANVAEPITESGVEVEIDAASFRTPTPLRDKVVRSAMYLNTARYPTITFSSKQWDGETLTGTLTVCGVASPVVLHVTESSVDEHSFTARATARVDRTDFGVTATRGMLDRYLDFTLTVRFVRQ from the coding sequence ATGGCATCGGGTCAGGCGGACAGCAGCAGCGTGGCAACTCCCCGACCGGGGCACTACGAGATCGACATCGCGAACTCCACGGTCGCATTCACCACGAGACACCTGTTCGGGCTGCTCTCGGTGCCGGGAACGTTCGCCATCTCGGGGGGCACTGCGAACGTCGCCGAACCGATCACGGAGTCCGGCGTGGAGGTGGAGATCGACGCGGCGAGTTTCCGCACCCCCACACCGCTGCGCGACAAGGTCGTCCGCTCGGCGATGTATCTGAACACCGCCCGGTACCCCACGATCACCTTCAGCTCGAAGCAGTGGGACGGAGAAACCCTCACGGGCACGCTCACCGTCTGTGGGGTCGCAAGCCCGGTCGTTCTGCACGTCACGGAGTCGTCCGTGGACGAGCACTCCTTCACCGCCCGCGCGACGGCGCGTGTCGACCGCACCGACTTCGGCGTCACGGCGACGCGGGGGATGCTCGACCGTTACCTCGACTTCACTCTCACCGTGCGGTTCGTGAGGCAGTGA
- a CDS encoding CPBP family intramembrane glutamic endopeptidase, with protein MSSTPSTGRYRSDLVLFTAIAFGVSWASWGAAIGMGGPAMNPPTVLPYLFGAFGPLVAALVIRIRRGRRGEPAPERAIRFRSRTLLWAPVLLVLASATVLAGAFLGHAAGGPAPSLDYALNVLNSQGPAMFLAMMVISGPLSEEPGWRGTAYPRMRASTGRFQVGLVLGVSWAVWHLPLFFITGTVQNQLGLTTPSGVLFAASSVPMAMLCCCAYERAGVVASIAVHFAVNSTMVLLGVQAPVTQAMIIGIQAIAVAVLLATSNRSAAPRLQADASGAQKTAEYV; from the coding sequence ATGTCCTCGACACCTTCGACCGGCAGGTACCGCAGCGACCTCGTCCTGTTCACGGCGATCGCCTTCGGCGTCAGCTGGGCGTCCTGGGGTGCGGCGATCGGGATGGGCGGCCCGGCGATGAACCCGCCCACCGTACTGCCCTACCTGTTCGGCGCCTTCGGTCCCCTGGTCGCGGCACTGGTGATCCGAATCCGTCGAGGGCGGCGCGGTGAGCCAGCCCCGGAGCGCGCGATCCGGTTCCGGAGCAGGACCCTGCTCTGGGCGCCGGTGCTGCTCGTGCTGGCCTCGGCGACCGTGCTGGCGGGCGCGTTCCTGGGGCACGCGGCGGGCGGCCCCGCGCCGAGCCTCGACTACGCGCTGAACGTGCTGAACAGCCAGGGCCCCGCGATGTTCCTCGCCATGATGGTGATCTCCGGCCCGCTGTCCGAGGAGCCGGGCTGGCGCGGCACCGCCTACCCGAGGATGCGCGCGTCGACGGGCCGCTTCCAGGTCGGCCTGGTGCTGGGCGTCAGCTGGGCCGTGTGGCACCTGCCGCTGTTCTTCATCACCGGGACCGTCCAGAACCAGCTCGGTCTCACGACCCCGAGCGGTGTGCTCTTCGCGGCCAGCTCCGTCCCGATGGCCATGCTGTGCTGCTGCGCCTACGAGCGCGCCGGCGTCGTCGCCTCGATCGCGGTGCACTTCGCGGTCAACTCGACGATGGTCCTGCTGGGCGTCCAGGCCCCCGTCACCCAGGCCATGATCATCGGTATCCAGGCGATCGCCGTCGCGGTCCTGCTGGCCACTTCGAACCGCTCGGCGGCCCCGCGACTCCAGGCTGACGCCAGCGGTGCGCAGAAGACCGCCGAGTACGTCTGA